One segment of Nostoc piscinale CENA21 DNA contains the following:
- a CDS encoding chromosome partitioning protein ParB: MMKFYLVDVKDINSNIPRSNFSEADLDNLAEIILESGGIIRPLVLKPTDAENYTVIDGHFEYYAALKAKEKNPRKGEMVNAFVISPKNEDILLKQVAAFREFNYSNTIENITSTGTEKSEIRLEKHELSLIDKQINELRVELAQEKQERQKLYEYIKSLETQIPKQITPLEAFNSLNVLELTFRLRTAGFTDKKSVQVAETIEKVRKKKSFESLKDVIERVTITSGKKQVKGISGDKMVDIIDSWSRLVFK, encoded by the coding sequence ATGATGAAATTTTATCTTGTAGACGTAAAAGATATTAATTCTAATATACCTCGGTCAAATTTTTCTGAAGCTGATTTAGATAACCTAGCAGAGATAATTCTAGAAAGTGGAGGAATTATAAGACCATTAGTTTTAAAGCCAACTGATGCAGAAAATTATACAGTTATTGACGGGCATTTTGAGTACTATGCTGCTTTAAAAGCAAAAGAAAAAAATCCTCGCAAGGGTGAAATGGTTAATGCTTTTGTAATTTCACCTAAAAATGAGGATATACTTCTAAAGCAAGTAGCTGCATTTCGAGAATTTAACTATTCTAATACTATAGAAAATATAACATCTACAGGAACAGAAAAATCTGAAATACGCTTGGAAAAGCATGAGTTAAGTTTAATAGATAAGCAAATTAATGAATTAAGAGTAGAATTAGCACAAGAAAAACAAGAAAGACAAAAACTCTATGAATACATAAAGTCACTTGAAACTCAAATACCCAAACAGATTACACCATTAGAAGCATTTAATAGTTTAAATGTACTAGAACTTACTTTCAGATTAAGAACGGCTGGATTTACAGATAAAAAATCAGTTCAAGTTGCTGAAACTATTGAGAAAGTTCGTAAAAAGAAATCATTTGAGTCGTTAAAAGATGTAATAGAAAGAGTAACAATTACATCGGGCAAAAAACAAGTTAAAGGAATTAGTGGTGATAAAATGGTTGATATTATTGATAGTTGGTCACGTCTAGTATTTAAGTAA
- a CDS encoding RidA family protein translates to MTKFSRRNALLWLGGSGLGTAIVAGTQKEVVAQGNANKNVTLLNPPTLYNAPQNGYSHIAITPPRTRTVYISGQFGSDLQGNVVSNDYEEQLVRAFQNLRFALNAAGARPKDVVKTTVLIVNHTQEKLIPLGREIANLWGNQPPANTLIPVPRLALDGMLFEIDAYAVIPESGNNGWY, encoded by the coding sequence GTGACAAAATTTTCACGCAGAAATGCTCTTTTGTGGCTAGGCGGTAGCGGCTTAGGTACTGCTATAGTTGCAGGAACCCAAAAGGAAGTAGTCGCTCAGGGTAATGCAAATAAAAATGTGACTTTGCTGAATCCACCAACGTTATATAATGCGCCTCAAAATGGCTATAGTCATATAGCGATTACACCACCAAGAACAAGAACCGTGTATATTTCTGGTCAATTTGGTTCAGATTTACAAGGTAATGTGGTCTCCAATGATTATGAAGAACAATTAGTCAGGGCTTTTCAAAATCTGCGCTTTGCCTTAAATGCGGCTGGCGCAAGACCTAAAGATGTAGTTAAAACAACTGTTTTGATAGTAAACCACACCCAAGAAAAATTAATTCCGTTAGGACGCGAAATTGCTAATTTGTGGGGTAATCAACCACCTGCAAACACGCTCATTCCTGTTCCTCGATTGGCGCTTGATGGTATGTTGTTTGAAATTGATGCTTATGCTGTGATTCCAGAATCAGGCAATAATGGCTGGTATTAA
- a CDS encoding manganese catalase family protein translates to MFFHKKDPIHVVNVNDSNPRFAQLLLEQFGGATGELTAALQYWVQSFHVENAGIRDMLQDIAIEEFGHLEMVGKLIEAHTKDTDQTDAYKSTLFAVRGIGPHFLDSQGNAWTANYINEGGDVVRDLRANIAAEAGARQTYEELIKLAPDQGTKNTLVHLLTREISHTQMFMKALDSLGKLTDPFFGNIQPDETVNIYYNLSSNGNGHDERGPWNSEPAFKYVANPLESKTN, encoded by the coding sequence ATGTTTTTCCATAAGAAAGATCCAATTCATGTTGTCAATGTTAATGACAGCAATCCCCGTTTTGCTCAGTTACTGCTTGAGCAGTTTGGTGGTGCAACAGGAGAACTAACCGCCGCTTTGCAATATTGGGTGCAATCTTTTCATGTGGAAAATGCTGGAATTCGAGATATGTTGCAAGATATTGCCATTGAAGAATTCGGGCATTTAGAAATGGTTGGTAAACTAATTGAAGCACACACTAAAGATACTGACCAAACAGATGCTTATAAAAGTACTCTGTTCGCTGTTCGCGGAATTGGCCCTCACTTTTTAGACAGTCAAGGTAATGCTTGGACAGCTAACTATATCAACGAAGGTGGAGATGTAGTTCGTGATTTACGAGCTAATATTGCGGCTGAAGCTGGCGCTCGTCAAACTTACGAAGAGTTAATCAAATTAGCACCCGATCAAGGTACGAAAAATACTTTGGTGCATTTGTTAACCAGAGAAATTTCTCACACCCAGATGTTCATGAAAGCATTAGATTCTCTGGGTAAATTGACCGATCCATTCTTTGGTAATATTCAGCCTGATGAAACCGTGAATATTTACTACAACCTGTCTAGTAATGGCAATGGTCACGATGAGCGCGGCCCCTGGAATTCTGAACCTGCTTTCAAATACGTTGCTAATCCTTTAGAAAGCAAAACTAACTAA
- a CDS encoding GlsB/YeaQ/YmgE family stress response membrane protein, protein MNIIAWIILGLLAGAIAKAIYPGYQGGGILSTMILGIVGAFIGGSLYTLLQTGTLQLTATTFSLPGLFIAIIGAIIAIYLWGLLQRSSNA, encoded by the coding sequence ATGAATATTATTGCTTGGATAATATTAGGTCTATTAGCTGGTGCGATCGCTAAAGCAATTTACCCTGGTTATCAAGGTGGCGGTATTCTTTCAACAATGATTTTAGGTATTGTTGGTGCCTTTATTGGAGGAAGTTTATACACTTTGTTGCAAACGGGGACTTTGCAATTGACGGCAACTACTTTTAGTCTTCCCGGTTTATTTATAGCAATCATCGGTGCAATTATTGCTATTTACTTGTGGGGATTGTTGCAAAGAAGCAGTAATGCTTAA
- a CDS encoding reverse transcriptase family protein, giving the protein MSCQNYTQNNIEQLKKCNLDVYNNAEQIAAAMEISIDKLRFLTFTSKTSQISHYIYFKTAKKLAGDRIISAPMPDLKRAQYWILQNILQKIAIHDAAHGFCGDRSIITNANPHVGAEIIMNIDLQDFFSAITYQRVKGLFQSFGYASSVATIFGLLCTAPVVEERNLDGKTDFVEFKQRHLPQGSPASPAITNIICRNLDQRLCAIAEKFGFTYTRYVDDLTFSASGENLQHTKNIIKQVQSIISDEGFAINPDKTRILRNSQQQEVTGIIVNQKINISRKKLKSFRATLHQIENEGLEGKHWGNSSNLIASITGFANFVAMVNPEKGAEFQQQIQRIQEKYGKNK; this is encoded by the coding sequence ATGAGTTGTCAAAATTATACTCAAAACAATATTGAACAGTTAAAAAAATGTAATTTAGATGTATATAATAATGCCGAGCAGATTGCAGCGGCTATGGAAATTAGTATTGATAAACTGCGGTTTCTTACCTTTACTTCTAAAACTTCCCAGATTTCACATTACATTTACTTCAAAACTGCCAAAAAACTTGCAGGCGATCGCATTATTTCTGCACCCATGCCTGATTTAAAACGCGCTCAATATTGGATTTTGCAGAATATTTTACAAAAAATTGCGATTCATGATGCCGCACATGGTTTTTGTGGCGATCGCTCCATCATCACTAATGCTAATCCCCACGTTGGCGCAGAAATAATTATGAATATCGACTTGCAAGATTTTTTCTCGGCTATTACATATCAGCGTGTTAAAGGACTCTTTCAATCATTCGGTTATGCTTCATCTGTAGCTACAATCTTTGGTTTATTATGTACTGCGCCTGTAGTGGAAGAACGCAACTTAGATGGTAAAACTGACTTTGTGGAATTTAAGCAACGTCATCTTCCCCAAGGTTCCCCAGCCAGTCCTGCAATTACCAATATTATTTGTCGTAATTTAGATCAGCGTTTGTGTGCGATCGCTGAAAAATTTGGTTTTACTTACACCCGCTATGTTGATGATTTAACATTTTCTGCATCAGGTGAGAATCTTCAACATACCAAAAATATCATCAAGCAAGTTCAGTCAATTATCTCTGACGAAGGATTTGCCATCAATCCCGACAAAACCCGCATTTTGCGAAACTCTCAACAGCAAGAAGTTACAGGTATTATCGTTAATCAAAAAATTAATATCTCTCGGAAAAAGTTAAAAAGCTTCCGTGCAACTCTACATCAAATAGAAAATGAAGGCTTAGAAGGTAAGCATTGGGGTAACTCATCCAACCTCATCGCCTCCATCACCGGATTTGCCAACTTTGTCGCAATGGTTAACCCCGAAAAAGGCGCAGAGTTTCAACAACAAATTCAGCGTATTCAAGAAAAATATGGCAAGAATAAGTAG